A window of the Eschrichtius robustus isolate mEscRob2 chromosome 5, mEscRob2.pri, whole genome shotgun sequence genome harbors these coding sequences:
- the C5H2orf66 gene encoding uncharacterized protein C2orf66 homolog, producing MPKALPLLAVALVLLGLVHGAMLRNEEKWKPLNNPRNRDLFFRTLQAYFKGRGPDLGMFSNISSMNKNPRPLSFQSELIASAFADYEEQKNSFPNYLKLKPEAGAQRQARRSGRREGPAAVQSGSCPRPRRQEEAGPEAPAEPERRGCGAGRAGFPEGLRVLVFSASAWG from the exons ATGCCCAAAGCACTCCCGCTGCTGGCTGTTGCCCTGGTGCTACTAGGGCTTGTGCACGGAGCCATGTTGAGAAACGAAGAAAAATGGAAGCCCCTCAACAATCCTAGAAACCGAGATCTG tttttcagAACCCTTCAGGCATATTTTAAAGGAAGAGGTCCTGATCTTGggatgttttcaaatatttcctccatGAACAAGAATCCCAGACCTCTCTCTTTCCAGTCAGAACTTATTGCTTCTGCATTTGCAGATTATGAAGAACAGAAAAACTCCTTCCCCAATTACCTCAAA CTTAAACCGGAGGCCGGAGCCCAGCGGCAAGCGCGGCGATCCGGTCGCCGGGAGGGTCCAGCCGCGGTCCAGTCCGGGTCCTGCCCACGCCCACGCCGCCAGGAAGAGGCGGGGCCAGAAGCTCCCGCGGAACCCGAGCGCCGCGGTTGCGGCGCAGGCCGGGCAGGTTTCCCGGAAGGACTACGGGTCCTTGTCTTTAGCGCCTCGGCGTGGGGGTAG